From Salinirubellus salinus, the proteins below share one genomic window:
- a CDS encoding DUF5803 family protein: protein MGRARRLLGVAMLVGLLVLSGCSTLLGPGSVNQGALAADPGVEYQWDADADARIELYRNNYTAVYSVGNRTTGSLEEPYSMELYNRDALGTDQPLTPESFQLRYDNGTLLRFVEGDDGANLVMVKNGTQTDVDDSLLTVNQTRRRTQVFLPVNDSAQIAFVGPKNGKSVSTPQFVRGSYEMRLTDGARVGLPILSDVTPGGASTETVDDRVVVRWDSVENAPSVSVRYYLERDLLLFGGLAAIGLVVGVAGGIYYYLGIRETVRRREEVGLDVDTGDDDGPGPF, encoded by the coding sequence ATGGGCCGCGCCCGGCGACTCCTCGGAGTGGCGATGCTCGTCGGCCTGCTCGTCCTCTCGGGCTGTTCGACCCTGCTCGGTCCCGGATCCGTCAATCAGGGCGCGCTCGCCGCCGACCCCGGCGTCGAGTACCAGTGGGACGCCGACGCCGACGCCCGCATCGAACTCTACCGGAACAACTACACCGCGGTCTACTCGGTCGGCAACCGTACCACCGGGAGTCTGGAGGAGCCGTACTCGATGGAGCTGTACAACCGGGACGCGCTGGGCACGGACCAGCCGCTGACGCCGGAGTCGTTCCAGTTGCGCTACGACAACGGCACGTTACTCCGGTTCGTCGAGGGTGACGACGGGGCGAACCTCGTGATGGTGAAGAACGGCACCCAGACCGACGTGGACGACTCGCTGCTGACGGTGAACCAGACCCGTCGCCGGACGCAGGTGTTCCTGCCCGTGAACGACTCCGCCCAGATAGCGTTCGTCGGGCCGAAGAACGGCAAGTCCGTCTCCACGCCACAGTTCGTCCGCGGGAGCTACGAAATGCGCCTGACCGACGGCGCCCGCGTCGGCCTGCCAATCCTCTCGGACGTGACCCCCGGTGGCGCCTCGACCGAGACGGTCGACGACCGCGTGGTCGTCCGCTGGGACAGCGTCGAGAACGCCCCGAGCGTCTCGGTCCGGTACTACCTCGAGCGTGACCTGCTCCTGTTCGGCGGGCTGGCCGCCATCGGCCTCGTCGTCGGCGTCGCCGGCGGCATCTACTACTACCTCGGCATCCGCGAGACGGTGCGACGCCGCGAGGAGGTCGGCCTCGACGTCGACACCGGCGACGACGACGGCCCGGGCCCCTTCTGA
- a CDS encoding competence/damage-inducible protein A gives MEVALVTVGDELLSGDTLNSNAAWLGRRLHERGVTVERSTTVPDRVADIARVVNEYRAEYDAVLVTGGLGPTHDDLTMEAVAAALGRPVEESAEALAWLEEHGGYASDDLAKGTADLPAGARVLHNTVGVAPGCVVDDVYVFPGVPDEMKAMFEGVAEEFSGEIQHVSVVPAAEPESALLDRIETLRESFDVKVGSYPGEFVRVRLEGEEDEVERAAAWLRDRVEAPEE, from the coding sequence ATGGAAGTCGCGCTGGTGACCGTCGGCGACGAACTGCTCTCCGGTGACACCCTCAACTCGAACGCCGCGTGGCTCGGCCGGCGACTGCACGAACGCGGCGTCACCGTCGAGCGCTCCACCACCGTCCCCGACCGGGTGGCCGACATCGCCCGCGTCGTCAACGAGTACCGCGCCGAGTACGACGCCGTCCTCGTCACCGGCGGCCTCGGGCCGACGCACGACGACCTGACGATGGAGGCGGTGGCCGCGGCCCTCGGCCGCCCCGTCGAGGAGAGTGCGGAGGCGCTCGCGTGGCTCGAGGAACACGGCGGCTACGCCAGCGACGACCTCGCGAAGGGGACCGCCGACCTCCCGGCCGGCGCGCGGGTCCTGCACAACACCGTCGGGGTGGCGCCGGGGTGTGTCGTCGACGACGTCTACGTCTTCCCCGGCGTCCCGGACGAGATGAAGGCGATGTTCGAAGGCGTCGCCGAGGAGTTCTCCGGGGAGATCCAGCACGTCAGCGTGGTGCCGGCGGCGGAACCCGAGTCCGCGCTGCTCGACCGTATCGAGACGCTCCGCGAGTCGTTCGACGTGAAGGTCGGCTCCTACCCGGGCGAGTTCGTCCGGGTCAGACTGGAGGGTGAGGAGGACGAGGTCGAGCGGGCGGCCGCGTGGCTCCGCGACCGGGTGGAAGCGCCGGAGGAGTAG
- a CDS encoding ATP-NAD kinase family protein — protein MRRIGVVVNPIAGMGGRVGLKGTDNKVEEARRRGAEPRSPERAVQALSHMAQQGVDVELLAYGGEMGEDECRAAGFDPVVVGSPGDEDTSAEDTKQAVREFVGYEPPEGGDPGVDLVLFVGGDGTAVDVAETLVELGGDTPMLGVPAGVKVYSSVFAVTPRAAGRIAVTFDRTERREVNDIDEDAYRGGDVNTELKALAWVPVGEDVQSSKQVGGGTVEQLAQAVASEISEETGVTYVLGPGSTVDAIKTELGFDGTPLGVDVWRDGEVLVRDTTESDILDNLGENNVIVVSPIGGQGFIFGRGNPQISPAVIERSAVEVVASRQKLDDTGVLRVDTGEQELDDELRGWQRVRVGKFERRLLKVV, from the coding sequence ATGCGTCGGATCGGCGTCGTCGTCAACCCCATCGCGGGCATGGGCGGCAGGGTCGGGCTGAAGGGCACCGACAACAAGGTCGAGGAGGCCCGCCGCCGGGGTGCGGAGCCACGCTCGCCGGAGCGGGCGGTACAGGCGCTCTCGCACATGGCCCAGCAGGGCGTCGACGTCGAACTGCTCGCCTACGGCGGCGAGATGGGCGAGGACGAGTGCCGCGCGGCCGGGTTCGACCCCGTCGTCGTCGGCTCTCCAGGCGACGAGGACACGAGCGCCGAGGACACGAAGCAGGCGGTCCGCGAGTTCGTCGGCTACGAGCCGCCGGAGGGGGGCGACCCGGGCGTGGACCTCGTCCTGTTCGTCGGCGGCGACGGGACCGCGGTGGACGTGGCGGAGACGCTCGTGGAACTCGGGGGTGACACGCCGATGCTCGGGGTCCCGGCGGGGGTGAAGGTCTACTCCTCGGTGTTCGCAGTGACCCCGCGGGCGGCGGGTCGCATCGCGGTGACGTTCGACCGCACCGAGCGCCGCGAAGTGAACGACATCGACGAGGACGCCTACCGCGGCGGTGACGTGAACACAGAGCTGAAGGCGCTCGCGTGGGTGCCCGTCGGCGAGGACGTGCAGTCCTCGAAGCAGGTCGGCGGGGGGACCGTCGAGCAACTCGCGCAGGCCGTCGCCAGCGAGATCAGCGAGGAGACGGGCGTCACGTACGTCCTCGGGCCGGGCTCGACCGTCGACGCCATCAAGACCGAGCTGGGGTTCGACGGGACGCCGCTCGGCGTGGACGTGTGGCGCGACGGCGAGGTGCTCGTCCGGGACACGACCGAGTCGGACATCCTCGACAATCTCGGCGAGAACAACGTCATCGTCGTCTCTCCCATCGGTGGCCAGGGGTTCATCTTCGGGCGGGGGAACCCACAGATCAGTCCGGCCGTCATCGAGCGCTCGGCGGTCGAGGTGGTCGCCTCACGCCAGAAACTCGACGACACGGGCGTCCTCCGGGTCGACACCGGCGAGCAGGAACTCGACGACGAACTCCGGGGCTGGCAACGGGTCCGGGTTGGGAAGTTCGAGCGCCGACTCCTGAAGGTCGTCTGA
- a CDS encoding phosphate uptake regulator PhoU has translation METRKVQRLGPSTLAMTLPAEWAKAQNVEKGDEVSLRIGSKGTLTVMPESVQQEESEAIIHAGELDADAVERAILAQYVLGRRVIEVSADEGGTLASTTINAVYNAETQLMGLGVIEETPERIAIRCSVDPEDFTLDNLLMRLESTGSTMRNEAVKALAHGNPDLAQRALNRERQANKIFVLLLRLIFTAYQNPNLARAVGLDGGFPLIGYRSIAKNLELTADNAEDIAEIVLETEGHTLNVDSGTMRKIREFTDNVNEITEKGVQAAVERDYDIAIEVKRLFREIENREREILNELDEMPNADLLRVREVLVSLQQTAQYAVRNAEIATNLALDEDSEYVTIS, from the coding sequence ATGGAGACACGCAAGGTCCAGCGGCTCGGACCGTCCACGTTGGCGATGACGCTCCCGGCGGAGTGGGCGAAGGCCCAGAACGTCGAGAAGGGCGACGAGGTGTCGCTGCGCATCGGGTCGAAGGGGACGCTCACGGTGATGCCCGAGTCCGTCCAGCAGGAGGAGAGCGAGGCCATCATCCACGCGGGCGAACTGGACGCCGACGCCGTCGAGCGCGCCATCCTCGCCCAGTACGTCCTCGGCCGGCGCGTCATCGAGGTCAGCGCGGACGAGGGCGGCACCCTCGCCTCGACGACAATCAACGCCGTCTACAACGCCGAGACGCAATTGATGGGGCTGGGTGTCATCGAGGAGACGCCCGAACGCATCGCCATCCGCTGTAGCGTCGACCCGGAGGACTTCACGCTCGACAACCTCCTGATGCGTCTGGAGTCGACCGGGAGCACGATGCGTAACGAGGCGGTCAAGGCGCTCGCCCACGGTAACCCCGACCTCGCGCAGCGCGCGCTCAACCGCGAGCGGCAGGCGAACAAGATCTTCGTCCTCCTGCTCCGGCTCATCTTCACGGCCTACCAGAACCCCAACCTCGCCCGCGCGGTGGGGCTGGACGGCGGCTTCCCGCTCATCGGCTACCGCTCCATCGCGAAGAACCTCGAGCTCACCGCGGACAACGCCGAGGACATCGCCGAGATCGTCCTCGAGACCGAGGGCCACACGCTCAACGTCGACAGCGGGACGATGCGGAAGATCCGCGAGTTCACGGACAACGTGAACGAGATCACCGAGAAGGGCGTGCAGGCGGCCGTCGAGCGCGACTACGACATCGCCATCGAGGTCAAGCGGCTGTTCCGCGAGATAGAGAACCGCGAGCGCGAGATCCTGAACGAACTCGACGAGATGCCGAACGCCGACCTTCTCCGGGTCCGCGAGGTGCTCGTCAGCCTCCAGCAGACCGCCCAGTACGCCGTCCGGAACGCCGAGATCGCGACGAACCTCGCGCTGGACGAGGACAGCGAGTACGTCACCATCAGCTGA
- a CDS encoding LEA type 2 family protein, with product MDTRESRRGLGTLRVVLVALGLVAASVGGAFALGVVGAPSVQAVENRFGDVTDQTTVVETDLVVDNPNPVGVQLGGTTIDYTVAMNDVAMAEGTKEGLDVDPGNTTLDFSTRMQNTKIPDWWVTHLRNGEVTNVTVDADVRTSLLGDRTFDFQQGQQIETDIIGAFESDETRPVNASRPLVSDPILYINRTDAQYGTVTEAQTPIVTDFVVYNPKAQPYVVTEVGYEVTMNDIPVGEGRTNESYVVPGGTTETIRTVPTIRNERLDEWWVSHLQNDQVTDLQIDFYAKVELPTGDEIRIPLDALTYERTIETDIFGTKDETDASDAGAGDASTEGEGPAGTASPTPTPTDDGGLLDTATDATDTATDATDTPTDGVLGGTPTAAPTTDAATSTPAPTATPSDSPTATPTDDGGILGLD from the coding sequence ATGGACACGCGAGAGTCACGTCGTGGACTCGGCACACTTCGAGTGGTGCTGGTCGCCCTCGGTCTCGTCGCCGCGAGCGTCGGTGGGGCGTTCGCGCTCGGCGTCGTCGGCGCACCGTCCGTGCAGGCCGTCGAGAACCGGTTCGGAGACGTCACCGACCAGACCACCGTCGTGGAGACGGACCTCGTCGTGGACAACCCCAACCCGGTCGGCGTCCAGCTCGGCGGGACGACCATCGACTACACGGTCGCCATGAACGACGTGGCGATGGCCGAGGGGACGAAGGAGGGCCTCGACGTGGACCCGGGCAACACCACGCTGGACTTCAGTACCCGGATGCAGAACACGAAGATCCCGGACTGGTGGGTCACCCACCTCCGGAACGGCGAGGTGACGAACGTCACCGTCGACGCTGACGTCCGGACCTCGCTGCTCGGCGACCGCACGTTCGACTTCCAGCAGGGCCAGCAGATCGAGACGGACATCATCGGCGCGTTCGAGTCCGACGAGACCCGGCCGGTCAACGCCTCCCGACCGCTCGTCTCCGATCCCATCCTCTACATCAACCGGACCGATGCGCAGTACGGGACCGTCACCGAGGCACAGACACCCATCGTGACGGACTTCGTCGTCTACAACCCGAAGGCCCAGCCCTACGTCGTGACGGAGGTGGGCTACGAGGTGACGATGAACGACATCCCCGTCGGCGAGGGGCGCACGAACGAGTCCTACGTCGTCCCCGGTGGCACCACGGAGACCATCCGGACGGTCCCGACCATCCGGAACGAGCGGCTCGACGAGTGGTGGGTGAGCCACCTCCAGAACGACCAGGTCACGGACCTCCAGATCGACTTCTACGCGAAGGTAGAGCTGCCCACCGGCGACGAGATCCGTATCCCGCTCGACGCGCTGACCTACGAGCGGACCATCGAGACGGACATCTTCGGCACCAAGGACGAGACGGACGCGTCCGACGCCGGCGCCGGTGACGCGTCGACCGAGGGTGAGGGGCCGGCAGGGACGGCCTCGCCCACGCCGACGCCCACCGACGACGGCGGGCTGCTCGACACGGCGACAGACGCCACGGACACGGCGACAGACGCCACGGACACGCCCACAGACGGCGTCCTCGGCGGGACGCCCACGGCCGCGCCGACGACGGACGCGGCGACGAGCACCCCCGCGCCGACGGCGACGCCGAGCGACTCACCGACCGCAACGCCGACGGACGACGGCGGCATCCTGGGTCTCGACTGA
- a CDS encoding DUF7525 family protein, protein MTTESASTDMSIGLSAVFVALALAGALGMYIFAVGGDTVSSGWAFAVAMLGAAAVVTAVHVY, encoded by the coding sequence ATGACGACTGAGTCCGCGTCGACGGACATGTCCATCGGCCTGAGCGCGGTGTTCGTCGCGCTCGCGCTCGCCGGGGCACTCGGGATGTACATCTTCGCCGTGGGCGGCGACACCGTCTCGTCCGGGTGGGCGTTCGCGGTGGCGATGCTCGGGGCTGCGGCCGTCGTGACGGCCGTCCACGTCTACTGA
- a CDS encoding DUF7123 family protein, with protein sequence MAEMSEEDERILSYLRDSVSAGDRYFRAKNIAKSVGLTAKQVGARLPRLAEQSDDVDIEKWGRAKSTTWRVTPQ encoded by the coding sequence ATGGCAGAGATGAGCGAGGAAGACGAACGTATCCTGTCGTACCTCCGGGACAGCGTCTCGGCGGGTGACAGATACTTCCGCGCGAAGAACATCGCCAAGAGCGTCGGCCTCACCGCGAAACAGGTCGGTGCCCGCCTCCCGCGCCTCGCAGAGCAGTCGGACGACGTCGACATCGAGAAGTGGGGCCGCGCGAAGTCCACGACCTGGCGCGTCACCCCCCAGTGA
- a CDS encoding carbon-nitrogen family hydrolase codes for MRLTCAQQLVEGGDVPGNVDRARTAIVEAADEGADLVVLPELFNVGYFAFDAYARRAESLAGETLSDLSAHAADRGVALLAGSIVEDLGATARETDVSTPADEGLANTAVLFDATGERRAVYRKRHLFGYDSAEPELLTPGESRGVATLSLGGDDVTVGVTTCYDVRFPEQYRDLAEAGCDLVCVPSAWPYPRVEHWNLLPRARAVENQFYVATANGAGTFDGSTLLGRSTVYDPEGHAMASTGDDPALVTATVDPGRVEAVRASFPAWHDRR; via the coding sequence ATGCGACTGACCTGTGCCCAACAGCTCGTGGAGGGTGGTGACGTGCCCGGCAACGTCGACCGGGCGCGCACCGCCATCGTCGAGGCGGCCGACGAGGGGGCTGACCTCGTCGTGCTGCCGGAACTGTTCAACGTCGGCTACTTCGCGTTCGACGCCTACGCCCGCCGGGCGGAGTCGCTCGCCGGCGAGACGCTGTCCGACCTCTCGGCGCACGCCGCCGACCGCGGGGTGGCGCTGCTGGCCGGCAGCATCGTGGAGGACCTCGGCGCGACGGCCCGCGAGACAGACGTGTCGACGCCCGCCGACGAGGGGCTCGCGAACACCGCGGTGCTGTTCGACGCGACCGGCGAGCGCCGAGCCGTCTACCGCAAGCGGCACCTATTCGGCTACGACTCGGCCGAACCGGAGTTGCTGACGCCCGGTGAGTCACGGGGCGTGGCGACGCTCTCGCTCGGCGGCGACGACGTGACCGTCGGTGTGACCACCTGCTACGACGTCCGCTTTCCCGAGCAGTACCGCGACCTCGCCGAGGCCGGCTGTGACCTCGTCTGTGTCCCGTCGGCGTGGCCCTACCCTCGCGTGGAGCATTGGAACCTGCTCCCGCGGGCCCGGGCGGTCGAGAACCAGTTCTACGTGGCGACGGCCAACGGAGCGGGGACGTTCGACGGGTCGACACTGCTCGGACGCTCGACCGTGTACGACCCCGAGGGGCACGCGATGGCGTCGACGGGTGACGACCCGGCGCTCGTCACGGCGACGGTCGACCCCGGCCGCGTCGAGGCCGTCCGGGCGTCGTTCCCGGCGTGGCACGACCGGCGCTGA
- the gfo6 gene encoding D-xylose 1-dehydrogenase Gfo6: MFDTFLDDVAARDWDTHPDGTVRFAVVGTGGFARHLALPAIDSADYGEVTTLVTGSPDARADLATEYDATAIDYEAYRDGTRADAYDAVYVVVPNRLHLPNVAAAADHGKHVLCEKPLDATLERAERLVAACEDAGVTLMTAYRMQTDPVVRRLRAFVQGGGLGDVVKLSGDFTFPVLSGGYGPDHWRLAADLAGGGALYDVGVYPLNTARFVLDTEPTAVEGTTATSGPYSDVDERVAFTVEFPEGVFGSFSASFTGAADSTFVVHGTDGTARLEDAFVPRRDRTLRVEAGGATLTLEGAGTNEVREEFDYFAHCVLTGERPEPDGEDGLADLRVMDAVYESAASGERRSL; the protein is encoded by the coding sequence ATGTTCGACACCTTCCTCGACGACGTGGCCGCTCGCGACTGGGACACGCACCCGGACGGCACCGTGCGGTTCGCCGTGGTCGGCACCGGCGGGTTCGCCCGACACCTCGCGCTCCCGGCCATCGACTCCGCCGACTACGGCGAGGTGACCACACTCGTCACCGGGTCGCCCGACGCGAGGGCCGACCTCGCGACGGAGTACGACGCCACGGCTATCGACTACGAGGCCTACCGCGACGGCACCCGCGCCGACGCGTACGACGCCGTCTACGTGGTCGTGCCGAACCGCCTCCACCTGCCGAACGTGGCGGCCGCGGCCGACCACGGCAAGCACGTCCTCTGCGAGAAGCCGCTGGACGCGACGCTCGAACGGGCCGAGCGACTGGTCGCCGCCTGCGAGGACGCGGGCGTCACCCTGATGACCGCCTATCGGATGCAGACCGACCCGGTCGTCCGTCGACTGCGTGCGTTCGTGCAGGGCGGGGGACTCGGCGACGTGGTGAAACTGTCCGGTGACTTCACCTTCCCCGTCCTCTCGGGGGGCTACGGTCCGGACCACTGGCGTCTCGCCGCCGACCTCGCCGGGGGTGGCGCGCTCTACGACGTGGGCGTCTACCCGCTCAACACCGCCCGGTTCGTCCTCGACACCGAGCCGACGGCCGTCGAGGGGACGACCGCCACCTCGGGGCCGTACAGCGACGTCGACGAGCGCGTCGCGTTCACCGTCGAGTTCCCCGAGGGCGTGTTCGGGTCGTTCTCCGCGTCGTTCACGGGGGCCGCCGACTCCACCTTCGTCGTCCACGGCACCGACGGGACGGCCCGACTGGAGGACGCGTTCGTCCCGCGGCGCGACCGGACCCTCCGCGTGGAGGCCGGTGGCGCGACGCTGACGCTCGAGGGAGCCGGGACGAACGAGGTGCGCGAGGAGTTCGACTACTTCGCCCACTGCGTGCTGACCGGCGAGCGCCCGGAACCGGACGGCGAGGACGGCCTCGCGGACCTGCGGGTCATGGACGCGGTGTACGAGTCGGCCGCGAGCGGTGAGCGTCGCTCGCTGTAA
- a CDS encoding RNA-guided endonuclease InsQ/TnpB family protein produces MSRTIRTFEATITNQRQVRDDLDQLGWAASKLWNVGRYYAQKQRDETGEIPDDGELKAELKGHERYTDLHSQSSQRVLEELAEAFTSWFGKRRNGDDRARPPGYRKNGDSHPRSTVSFKTAGFKHDAQFTRIRLSKGRNLKEHRSDFILCEYQTRPDVDLTEWDIQQVRAVYKRDEWRLQFVCRTTIDPEPPGDEVAGVDLGMCNFAAVSFGGESVLYPGGALKEDEYYFTKQKAKCDDSSSRESTRLDRKRTGRRTHFLHALSKAIVEECVERDVGTLVVGDLAGIREDGESGESRNWGDHGNLDLHGWAFDRFTTLLDYKAEIEGIDVELVSERDTSKLCSACGHTDVDQRVERGLYVCEKCSTVANADVNGAENIRQKVLPSLATDRGDRDNGWLAQPAVHLFDRSVGVFAPREQVANREP; encoded by the coding sequence ATGAGTCGAACCATCCGAACCTTCGAGGCTACGATTACGAACCAGCGACAGGTTCGTGATGACCTTGACCAACTCGGATGGGCTGCCTCAAAACTCTGGAACGTCGGTCGCTACTACGCACAAAAACAGCGGGACGAAACGGGCGAGATTCCCGATGACGGGGAACTCAAAGCCGAACTCAAAGGTCACGAACGCTACACGGACTTGCATTCTCAATCCAGTCAGCGCGTTCTCGAAGAACTCGCGGAAGCGTTCACCAGCTGGTTCGGCAAGCGTCGGAACGGAGACGACCGCGCCCGACCGCCCGGCTACCGCAAAAATGGAGACTCCCACCCACGTTCAACTGTGTCGTTCAAAACGGCTGGCTTCAAGCACGACGCACAGTTCACCCGGATTCGCCTCTCGAAAGGCAGAAACCTCAAAGAACACCGTTCAGACTTCATCCTCTGTGAGTACCAGACTCGACCGGATGTTGACCTGACCGAGTGGGACATTCAACAGGTTCGAGCCGTCTACAAACGCGACGAGTGGCGGTTACAATTCGTCTGTCGCACCACCATCGACCCGGAACCGCCGGGCGACGAGGTGGCTGGTGTTGATCTCGGGATGTGCAATTTTGCCGCCGTCTCGTTCGGCGGTGAGTCGGTGTTGTATCCCGGTGGCGCACTCAAAGAGGACGAATACTACTTCACGAAGCAGAAAGCCAAGTGCGACGATTCCTCGTCCCGAGAGTCCACTCGCCTGGACCGGAAACGAACGGGTCGCCGGACACACTTCTTGCACGCACTCTCGAAAGCGATTGTCGAAGAATGTGTCGAACGCGATGTTGGCACGCTTGTCGTTGGCGACCTCGCTGGCATCCGAGAAGACGGCGAGAGTGGTGAGTCTCGTAACTGGGGCGACCACGGCAATCTCGACTTGCACGGGTGGGCGTTCGACCGCTTCACGACGCTTCTCGACTACAAGGCTGAAATCGAGGGTATCGACGTCGAGTTGGTATCGGAACGTGATACGTCGAAGTTGTGTTCGGCTTGTGGCCACACAGACGTCGATCAGCGAGTTGAACGTGGCTTGTACGTGTGTGAGAAGTGCAGTACGGTGGCGAACGCGGACGTGAACGGTGCGGAGAACATTCGACAAAAGGTACTCCCGAGTCTCGCCACGGACCGCGGCGATAGGGATAACGGCTGGTTGGCACAGCCAGCGGTTCACTTGTTCGACCGTAGTGTGGGCGTTTTCGCCCCACGAGAACAGGTTGCTAACCGCGAACCCTAA
- a CDS encoding ATPase domain-containing protein codes for MQGRASSGIRGLDEVLRGGFLRNRSYLTRGSPGVGKTLLGLQFLQAGVENGETSLYISLGVREQELRSDAAAFGVDLDHDAFHFLDLSPRSEFFMEKQVYDIFDAPEVEREELVDAIVAAVEERRPDRVVVDPITELRALTPTRQQFREQVRSFLLYLKEHDCTVVFTPESGPEEPDTDLQYISDGNVDLAFGPEFHQLEVTKFRGSDFERGPHFVSFTADGLDVFSVVVPNKLVLDFEPEQFESGVTALDEMLYGGIERGTSTLVSGPTGVGKTTLVSQFAAAAAADGNRAIVYLFEETEATFTYRLRSIGVPIDEYLEAGLVGIQRVEPYEHTPEQFSRIVRQAVERDGFDVVVVDGLEGYLASIHGETPMLIRRLHALISYLRNVGATPFVTAEVHSITGEFQATEHKASYLADNIVYITYYEYEGALHRALGVLKKRATACDSSLHAFGIGDDGIVIGERLTDLRGVLWGAPNTAEDPVPGDD; via the coding sequence ATGCAAGGGAGAGCGTCATCTGGTATCCGGGGCCTCGACGAGGTGCTCCGAGGGGGATTCCTCCGGAACCGTTCGTACCTCACCCGGGGGTCCCCGGGGGTGGGGAAGACGCTGTTGGGACTCCAGTTCCTCCAGGCTGGGGTCGAGAACGGCGAGACGTCGCTCTACATCAGCCTCGGCGTCAGGGAGCAGGAACTCCGGTCGGACGCGGCGGCCTTCGGGGTCGACCTCGACCACGACGCGTTCCACTTCCTCGACCTGAGTCCGCGCTCGGAGTTCTTCATGGAGAAGCAGGTCTACGACATCTTCGACGCGCCGGAGGTCGAGCGGGAGGAACTCGTGGACGCCATCGTCGCCGCCGTCGAGGAACGCCGACCGGACCGGGTCGTCGTGGACCCCATCACCGAGCTGCGGGCGCTCACCCCCACCCGCCAACAGTTCCGCGAGCAGGTCCGGTCGTTCCTGCTCTATCTCAAGGAACACGACTGCACGGTGGTCTTCACCCCGGAGTCCGGCCCGGAGGAACCGGACACGGACCTCCAGTACATCAGCGACGGGAACGTCGACCTCGCGTTCGGCCCGGAGTTCCACCAGCTGGAGGTGACGAAGTTCCGCGGGTCGGACTTCGAGCGCGGCCCACACTTCGTCTCGTTCACCGCGGACGGACTCGACGTGTTCTCCGTCGTCGTCCCCAACAAGCTCGTCCTCGACTTCGAACCGGAGCAGTTCGAATCCGGGGTCACGGCACTGGACGAGATGCTGTACGGCGGCATCGAGCGAGGGACCTCGACGCTCGTGAGCGGCCCGACCGGTGTGGGCAAGACCACGCTCGTCTCGCAGTTCGCCGCCGCCGCCGCCGCGGACGGGAACCGGGCCATCGTCTACCTGTTCGAGGAGACGGAGGCCACCTTCACCTACCGCCTGCGGAGCATCGGCGTCCCCATCGACGAGTACCTGGAGGCAGGACTCGTCGGCATCCAGCGTGTCGAACCGTACGAGCACACCCCCGAGCAGTTCAGCCGCATCGTCCGTCAGGCGGTCGAGCGCGACGGATTCGACGTCGTCGTCGTCGACGGACTGGAGGGATACCTCGCCTCCATCCACGGCGAGACGCCGATGCTCATCCGGCGGCTCCACGCACTCATCTCCTACCTCCGGAACGTGGGGGCGACGCCGTTCGTCACCGCCGAGGTCCACAGCATCACCGGCGAGTTCCAGGCCACGGAACACAAGGCGAGCTACCTCGCGGACAACATCGTCTACATCACCTACTACGAGTACGAGGGGGCACTCCACCGGGCACTCGGGGTCCTCAAGAAGCGTGCGACGGCGTGTGACAGTTCGCTCCACGCGTTCGGCATCGGTGACGACGGCATCGTGATCGGGGAGCGACTCACCGACCTGCGCGGGGTGCTCTGGGGGGCACCGAACACGGCCGAAGACCCGGTCCCCGGTGACGACTGA